A window of the Scandinavium goeteborgense genome harbors these coding sequences:
- the apbE gene encoding FAD:protein FMN transferase ApbE gives MDFTYFRAALMAVALVISGCDNSTPTPPAQKAPATVLEGKTMGTFWRVSVINLDSSKAEALRQKVQNQLDADDQLLSTWKNDSALMRFNHSTSTAPWPVSEAMADIVTESLRIGAKTQGAMDITVGPLVNLWGFGPDKQPVKTPDQAQIDTARMRTGLKHLTVINQSGSQYLQKDIPDLYVDLSTVGEGYAADHLARLMEQEGIARYLVSVGGALSSRGMNAEGHPWRVAIQKPTDKENAVQAIVDINGHGISTSGSYRNYYELDGKRISHVIDPQTGAPIQHKLVSVTVISPTALEADGWDTGLMVLGPEKAKEVVREQGLAVYMIIKDGDGFKTWMSPQFETFLVSGKN, from the coding sequence ATGGATTTCACTTATTTCCGCGCGGCACTGATGGCCGTCGCTCTCGTTATTTCCGGCTGCGATAACAGCACGCCAACACCACCTGCGCAAAAAGCGCCTGCCACCGTCCTTGAAGGCAAGACCATGGGGACATTCTGGCGGGTCAGCGTCATTAATCTCGACAGTAGCAAAGCAGAGGCTCTGCGCCAAAAGGTACAAAACCAGCTGGACGCCGACGATCAGCTGCTGTCCACGTGGAAAAACGACTCCGCGCTGATGCGATTCAACCACTCTACCAGTACTGCACCGTGGCCGGTCAGCGAAGCGATGGCGGATATCGTCACCGAATCACTGCGTATCGGCGCGAAAACTCAGGGTGCCATGGACATTACCGTCGGGCCGCTGGTGAATCTGTGGGGCTTTGGTCCGGACAAACAGCCAGTGAAAACGCCGGATCAGGCGCAAATTGACACCGCAAGAATGCGTACCGGTCTGAAACATCTGACGGTCATTAATCAGTCTGGCAGCCAGTACTTACAAAAAGATATTCCCGATCTGTATGTTGATCTCTCGACCGTAGGCGAAGGCTATGCCGCCGATCATCTGGCGCGCTTAATGGAACAGGAAGGCATCGCCCGTTACCTGGTTTCCGTGGGCGGTGCGCTGTCGAGCCGCGGCATGAATGCCGAAGGGCATCCGTGGCGTGTGGCGATTCAGAAACCGACAGACAAAGAAAATGCGGTGCAGGCGATTGTCGATATCAACGGCCACGGCATCAGCACCTCAGGCAGTTATCGCAACTATTACGAGCTTGACGGCAAACGCATTTCCCACGTTATCGACCCGCAAACCGGGGCGCCCATCCAGCATAAACTGGTGTCGGTGACGGTGATATCGCCGACCGCGCTGGAAGCCGACGGCTGGGACACGGGGCTGATGGTGCTCGGTCCGGAGAAAGCCAAAGAGGTCGTGCGCGAGCAGGGGCTGGCGGTCTACATGATTATCAAAGACGGCGACGGCTTCAAAACCTGGATGTCACCGCAGTTCGAAACCTTCCTGGTCAGCGGCAAAAATTAA
- a CDS encoding multidrug ABC transporter permease/ATP-binding protein, which produces MQLLLLVWRQYRWPFIAVMALSLLSAALGIGLIAFINLRLIESVDASLAVLPEFLGLLALLMAVTLGSQLALTVLGHHFVYRLRSEFIKRILDTQIERVEKLGSAALLAGLTSDVRAITIAFVRLPELVQGIILTFGSAAYLFFLSGKMLVITAFWMALTIWGGFVLVARVYKHMATLRETEDKLYHDYQTVLEGRKELTLNRERAEHIFNTLYIPDAKEYRHHIIRADTFHLSAVNWSNIMMLGAIGLVFWMANSLGWADTNVAATYSLTLLFLRTPLLSAVGALPTLLSAQVAFKKLNTFSLAPYRAEFPKPEAHPHWQTLELRDVEFHYQDNTFAVGPINLTLNRGELVFLIGGNGSGKSTLAMLLTGLYQPVSGQILLDGQPLAVDKPEDYRKLFSAVFTDVWLFDQLLGPEGHQANQALIDKWLEQLKMGHKLKLENGKILDLKLSKGQKKRVALLLALAEERDIILLDEWAADQDPHFRREFYQVLLPLMQEMGKTVFAISHDDHYFIHADRLLEMRNGKLSELTGEERDAASRDAVARTA; this is translated from the coding sequence ATGCAGCTTCTTCTTCTGGTCTGGCGGCAGTACCGCTGGCCTTTCATCGCCGTCATGGCGCTGAGCCTGCTGAGCGCCGCGCTCGGTATTGGCCTGATTGCCTTTATTAACCTGCGCCTGATCGAAAGTGTCGATGCATCCCTGGCGGTGCTTCCGGAATTTCTCGGCCTGCTCGCGCTGCTCATGGCCGTCACCCTCGGTTCGCAGCTGGCATTAACCGTGCTCGGCCATCACTTCGTCTATCGCCTGCGCAGTGAATTCATCAAACGTATTCTCGACACCCAAATTGAGCGGGTTGAAAAGCTGGGCAGTGCCGCGCTGCTCGCCGGGCTGACCAGCGATGTTCGCGCCATTACTATCGCCTTCGTGCGTTTGCCGGAGCTGGTGCAGGGTATCATCCTGACCTTCGGTTCGGCGGCGTATCTGTTCTTCCTGTCCGGTAAAATGCTGGTGATCACCGCGTTCTGGATGGCGCTGACTATCTGGGGCGGCTTCGTGCTGGTGGCGCGAGTGTACAAACACATGGCGACCCTGCGCGAGACGGAAGACAAGTTGTACCATGATTATCAAACCGTGCTGGAAGGGCGCAAAGAACTGACCCTCAACCGCGAGCGCGCGGAGCACATCTTCAACACCCTGTATATTCCTGATGCAAAAGAGTACCGCCACCACATCATTCGCGCCGACACCTTCCATTTAAGCGCCGTGAACTGGTCGAATATCATGATGCTCGGGGCGATTGGCCTCGTGTTCTGGATGGCGAACAGCCTCGGTTGGGCAGACACTAACGTCGCCGCGACCTATTCACTGACGCTGCTGTTCCTGCGCACGCCGCTGCTTTCTGCCGTCGGCGCGCTGCCGACGCTGCTCAGCGCCCAGGTCGCGTTTAAAAAGCTCAACACTTTTTCGCTGGCGCCGTATCGCGCAGAGTTTCCAAAGCCGGAAGCCCATCCGCACTGGCAGACGCTGGAACTGCGTGACGTGGAATTCCATTATCAGGACAACACTTTTGCCGTCGGGCCGATTAACCTGACGCTAAATCGCGGCGAACTGGTGTTTCTGATTGGCGGCAACGGTAGCGGGAAATCAACGCTGGCGATGCTGCTCACCGGGCTCTATCAACCGGTTTCCGGGCAGATCCTGCTCGACGGTCAGCCGCTGGCGGTGGATAAACCGGAAGATTATCGCAAGCTGTTCTCAGCGGTGTTTACCGACGTGTGGCTGTTCGACCAACTGCTCGGCCCGGAAGGGCATCAGGCAAATCAGGCGCTTATCGACAAGTGGCTGGAACAGCTGAAAATGGGTCATAAGCTGAAGCTTGAGAACGGTAAAATTCTTGACCTGAAGCTGTCAAAAGGGCAGAAAAAGCGCGTCGCGCTGCTGCTGGCGCTGGCCGAAGAACGTGACATCATTCTGCTGGATGAATGGGCCGCCGATCAGGACCCCCATTTCCGCCGCGAGTTTTATCAGGTTCTGCTGCCGCTGATGCAGGAGATGGGCAAAACGGTGTTCGCCATCAGCCATGACGATCACTACTTCATTCACGCCGACCGCCTGCTCGAAATGCGCAACGGCAAACTCAGCGAGCTGACCGGAGAAGAGCGCGATGCTGCTTCCCGGGACGCCGTCGCACGCACCGCCTAA
- the mgtE gene encoding magnesium transporter, whose product MSVFHKNSARLRDQERARLIWLLTTDKAITSALTNKLTLAEQYDEGQLGDDIAEVGALVAHLPAPDLADTLEALPTDERHALWGLVEDSKRGNVLLEASEGVYEDLIEGMSDKALLDALETLDIDEKIYLVQHLPRNLTGRLLATLAPAERDRVRQVMNYAHDSVGAIMEFEVITIRPDVTLGVVQRYLRRLGKMPENTDKLFVTSRDKTLLGELELQTILLNPAQRRVNDVMEAEPVTFHPEEDAEKVARTFERDDLLSAAVIDAEGKLLGRLTIDEIVDVVYEETDNDIRQMSGLSNDQDVFAPVSKAVKTRWAWLAVNLCTAFIASRVIDSFEHTISQLVALASLMPIVAGIGGNTGNQTITMIVRALALQHIQPGNFSFLILREMGVALINGLVWGGIMGGVTWWLYDDPQLGGVMMLAMVLNLLVASLMGVLIPMIMTKFGRDPAVGSSVMITAITDTGGFFIFLGLATVFLL is encoded by the coding sequence ATGTCCGTGTTTCATAAAAACAGCGCCCGACTGCGTGACCAGGAACGTGCCCGACTTATCTGGCTGCTGACCACCGATAAAGCCATTACGTCCGCGCTAACCAACAAACTGACGCTGGCAGAACAGTATGACGAAGGGCAACTGGGGGATGATATTGCCGAAGTGGGGGCGCTGGTGGCGCACCTGCCTGCGCCCGATCTGGCGGATACGCTGGAGGCGCTGCCGACCGATGAACGTCATGCGCTTTGGGGTCTGGTGGAAGACAGCAAGCGCGGCAACGTGCTGCTCGAAGCGTCCGAAGGCGTGTATGAAGACCTGATCGAAGGGATGAGCGACAAAGCGCTGCTTGATGCGCTGGAAACTCTCGATATCGATGAAAAAATCTATCTGGTTCAGCACCTTCCCCGCAATTTAACCGGTCGTCTGTTGGCGACGCTTGCGCCAGCCGAACGCGACCGCGTACGCCAGGTGATGAATTACGCCCACGACAGCGTGGGTGCGATCATGGAATTCGAGGTGATCACTATTCGCCCGGACGTCACGCTGGGCGTGGTGCAGCGCTATCTGCGTCGGCTGGGAAAAATGCCGGAGAACACCGACAAACTGTTCGTCACCTCGCGCGATAAAACGCTGCTTGGCGAACTGGAATTGCAAACCATTTTGCTCAATCCGGCGCAGCGTCGGGTAAACGACGTGATGGAAGCGGAGCCCGTTACTTTTCATCCAGAAGAAGATGCCGAAAAAGTCGCGCGTACCTTTGAACGTGATGACTTGCTGAGCGCCGCGGTGATTGACGCCGAAGGCAAACTGCTCGGGCGTCTGACCATCGATGAGATTGTTGACGTGGTGTACGAAGAAACCGACAACGATATTCGCCAGATGAGCGGCCTGAGTAACGATCAGGACGTGTTCGCCCCGGTCAGCAAAGCGGTGAAAACGCGCTGGGCGTGGCTGGCGGTCAATCTGTGTACCGCGTTTATCGCCTCAAGGGTGATTGATAGCTTCGAACACACCATTTCCCAACTGGTGGCGCTGGCCTCGCTGATGCCGATCGTGGCGGGGATCGGTGGCAACACCGGCAACCAGACCATCACCATGATCGTTCGCGCGCTGGCGCTCCAGCATATTCAGCCGGGCAACTTCTCGTTCCTGATCCTGCGTGAAATGGGCGTAGCGCTGATTAACGGCCTGGTGTGGGGCGGCATTATGGGCGGAGTGACGTGGTGGCTGTACGACGACCCGCAGCTTGGCGGTGTGATGATGCTGGCGATGGTGCTCAACCTGCTGGTGGCGTCGTTGATGGGAGTGCTGATCCCGATGATCATGACCAAATTCGGCCGCGATCCGGCGGTAGGCTCCAGTGTGATGATCACCGCGATCACCGACACTGGCGGCTTCTTTATTTTTCTGGGTCTGGCGACGGTGTTTCTGCTTTAG
- the rcsD gene encoding phosphotransferase RcsD, translated as MSHSDPTISNKFSLIPGSINRFFLLLIVVLLVTMGVMIQSAVNAWLKDKSYQIVDMTHSIHKRIDTWRYATWQIYDNIAASATPTSGGDGLQETRLKQDVYYLEKPRRKTEALIFGSHDGATLDMTQKMSNYLDTLWGAETVPWSMYYLNGQDNSLILISTLPLKDLSAGFKESTVGSIVDSRRAEMLQQANTLDERETFSALRRLAWQNGHYFTLRTTFNQPGHLATVVAFDLPINDLLPPGMALDSFRLEPDPKQKNLRNQDKEAADSVSINFNSSRIEIASSVNSTGMRLVWQVPFGTLLLDTLQNILLPLLLNIGLLALALFGYNTFRHYSGRRQTENATPGSANNELRVLKAINEEIVSVLPLGLLVHDQESNRTVISNKIADHLLPHLNLQNITSMADQHQGVIQATINNELYEIRQFRSQVAPRTQIFIIRDQDKEVLVNKKLKQAQRLYEKNQHGRIAFMQNIGEALKQPVKALAEDAAALKGDENQKLAQHADTVVRLVDEIQLANMLEGDGWKGQSALFSIQDLIDEVVPEVLPVIKRKGLQLLINNHLAASEQRHGDREALKRILLLLIQYAVTTTQIGKVTLEVGKDESAEDRLTFRILDTGNGVSNSEIDNLHFPFLNDTQEDRFGKANALTFWLCDQLARKLGGHLNIKARESLGTRYSLHVKMAPREEEAESEEKLLDDVIAMIDITSNEVRSVVVRQLENWGASCISPDERLTSQEYDLFLTDNPSNLTALGLLLSDDEAGIRKIGPGQLRVNFNISNAMQEAVLQLIEEQLAQGELLGTPAGVNENAELHASGYYALFVDTVPEDVKRLYTESATTDFAALAQTAHRLKGVFAMLNLVPGKQLCETLEHLIREKDAPGTEKYISDIDAYVKSLM; from the coding sequence ATGAGTCATTCCGACCCGACTATCTCCAACAAGTTTTCCCTTATTCCAGGGAGCATTAACCGTTTCTTTCTGCTGCTGATTGTCGTGCTGTTGGTGACAATGGGCGTGATGATCCAGAGTGCGGTGAATGCCTGGCTGAAGGATAAAAGCTATCAGATTGTCGATATGACGCATTCCATCCATAAACGCATCGATACCTGGCGCTACGCCACCTGGCAGATTTACGACAACATCGCCGCGTCCGCGACGCCAACCTCAGGCGGTGATGGCCTTCAGGAAACCCGCCTGAAGCAGGACGTGTATTACCTCGAGAAACCACGTCGTAAAACAGAAGCGCTGATTTTCGGCTCCCACGATGGCGCTACCCTCGACATGACGCAAAAAATGTCGAACTACCTCGATACGCTGTGGGGGGCTGAAACCGTTCCATGGTCGATGTACTACCTCAACGGCCAGGATAATAGCCTGATCCTTATTTCTACCCTGCCGCTGAAAGACCTGTCCGCGGGTTTTAAAGAGTCTACGGTGGGCAGCATTGTCGATTCACGCCGCGCAGAAATGCTCCAGCAGGCCAATACGCTGGATGAACGCGAAACCTTCTCGGCTCTGCGCCGCCTCGCCTGGCAGAACGGCCACTACTTTACGCTGCGAACGACCTTCAACCAGCCGGGTCATCTGGCCACCGTCGTGGCTTTCGACTTACCGATTAACGATCTGCTCCCGCCGGGCATGGCGCTGGACAGTTTCCGCCTTGAGCCGGACCCTAAACAGAAAAATCTGCGCAATCAGGACAAAGAAGCCGCTGACAGCGTGAGCATCAATTTCAACAGCTCGCGCATTGAGATTGCCTCATCGGTCAATTCCACCGGCATGCGCCTGGTGTGGCAGGTACCATTCGGTACGCTGCTGCTCGATACCTTGCAAAACATTTTGCTGCCGCTGCTGTTGAACATCGGCCTGCTGGCATTGGCGCTGTTTGGCTATAACACCTTCCGTCATTATTCCGGTCGCCGCCAGACGGAAAACGCCACGCCTGGCTCCGCCAACAATGAACTGCGGGTGCTGAAAGCGATTAATGAAGAGATTGTCTCAGTGCTGCCGCTGGGGCTACTGGTGCATGACCAGGAATCGAATCGCACGGTTATCAGTAACAAAATTGCCGATCACCTGCTGCCGCACCTGAATCTGCAAAATATCACCAGCATGGCCGACCAGCATCAGGGCGTCATTCAGGCGACGATCAATAACGAACTGTACGAAATACGCCAGTTCCGCAGCCAGGTGGCGCCGCGCACGCAAATCTTCATTATTCGCGATCAAGATAAAGAAGTGCTGGTGAACAAAAAGCTTAAACAGGCCCAGCGTCTGTATGAGAAAAACCAGCATGGTCGCATCGCTTTTATGCAGAACATTGGCGAAGCGCTGAAGCAACCGGTGAAAGCGCTGGCCGAAGACGCCGCGGCACTGAAGGGTGATGAAAATCAGAAACTCGCTCAACACGCCGATACGGTGGTGCGTCTGGTCGACGAGATCCAACTGGCGAATATGCTGGAAGGCGATGGCTGGAAAGGACAATCCGCGCTGTTCTCGATTCAGGATTTGATCGACGAAGTGGTGCCGGAAGTTTTACCGGTGATTAAGCGTAAAGGCCTGCAGCTGTTGATCAACAACCATCTGGCGGCCAGCGAACAGCGTCATGGCGATCGCGAAGCGCTCAAGCGAATCCTGCTGCTGCTTATCCAGTACGCGGTCACGACCACTCAAATCGGCAAAGTGACGCTTGAAGTCGGCAAAGATGAATCTGCGGAAGACCGACTGACCTTCCGTATTCTGGATACCGGCAACGGCGTGTCGAACAGTGAAATCGACAATCTTCACTTCCCGTTCCTGAACGACACTCAGGAAGACCGATTCGGCAAAGCCAACGCCCTCACCTTCTGGCTGTGCGACCAACTGGCGCGTAAGCTTGGCGGCCATCTGAATATTAAAGCCCGCGAATCGCTGGGTACGCGTTACTCGCTGCACGTCAAAATGGCACCGCGTGAAGAAGAAGCGGAATCGGAAGAGAAGCTGCTCGACGACGTCATTGCGATGATCGATATTACGTCCAATGAAGTGCGCAGCGTGGTCGTTCGACAGCTGGAAAACTGGGGCGCGAGCTGCATTTCCCCGGATGAGCGCCTGACAAGTCAAGAATATGATCTGTTTTTAACTGATAATCCGTCTAATCTTACTGCGCTTGGCTTGCTTTTAAGCGATGATGAGGCCGGTATTCGTAAGATTGGTCCAGGTCAGCTACGGGTCAACTTCAATATCAGTAATGCCATGCAGGAAGCAGTGCTACAACTTATAGAAGAACAACTCGCACAGGGAGAGTTGCTGGGAACACCCGCGGGTGTAAATGAAAACGCCGAGCTCCATGCCAGCGGTTATTATGCGCTGTTTGTTGATACGGTACCGGAAGATGTTAAGAGGTTGTATACTGAGTCAGCAACAACTGACTTTGCTGCGCTGGCACAGACAGCTCACCGCCTGAAAGGGGTGTTTGCCATGCTCAATCTGGTACCCGGCAAGCAGTTATGTGAAACGCTGGAGCATCTCATTCGTGAGAAGGATGCACCCGGCACAGAAAAATATATCAGCGACATTGACGCCTACGTCAAAAGCTTGATGTAG
- the alkB gene encoding DNA oxidative demethylase AlkB — protein MLDLFADTPPWQEPLAPGAVILRRRALANAEELLAETHRVAALSPFRQMVTPGGYTMSVAMTNCGLVGWTTNQHGYLYATVDPQTGQRWPAMPAAFLALAQACAREAGYADFQPDACLINRYAPGAKLSLHQDKDEKDQRAPIVSVSLGLPAVFQFGGLKRNDPLQRVLLEHGDVVVWGGESRLFYHGIQPLKEGYHPATGAFRFNLTFRHT, from the coding sequence ATGCTGGATTTGTTTGCCGATACACCGCCGTGGCAGGAACCACTCGCGCCGGGGGCGGTTATTTTACGTCGCCGCGCGCTGGCCAATGCCGAAGAACTGCTCGCCGAAACCCATCGGGTGGCGGCTCTTTCTCCTTTCCGGCAAATGGTCACGCCCGGCGGTTACACCATGTCGGTGGCGATGACCAACTGTGGGCTCGTCGGCTGGACGACAAATCAGCACGGTTATTTGTATGCCACCGTCGATCCACAAACCGGGCAACGCTGGCCTGCCATGCCCGCCGCTTTTTTGGCGCTGGCGCAGGCATGTGCGCGGGAAGCGGGCTATGCCGATTTTCAGCCGGACGCCTGTCTCATCAACCGCTATGCGCCGGGGGCCAAGCTCTCGCTGCATCAGGATAAAGATGAAAAGGACCAACGCGCGCCGATTGTTTCTGTCTCGCTGGGCTTGCCTGCGGTATTTCAGTTCGGCGGCCTGAAGCGCAACGATCCCTTGCAGCGTGTACTGCTGGAACATGGCGATGTGGTGGTGTGGGGCGGCGAATCGCGGCTGTTTTATCATGGCATTCAGCCGCTTAAAGAGGGCTATCATCCGGCAACCGGCGCGTTCCGTTTTAATCTTACTTTCCGCCATACCTGA
- the ada gene encoding bifunctional DNA-binding transcriptional regulator/O6-methylguanine-DNA methyltransferase Ada: protein MKHNAAINDEVRWQAVLDRDLAADGQFVFAVLTTGIYCRPSCRARHALRQNVRFYPNVSAAEAAGFRACKRCQPDKADPQQQRIDKVAQACRLLEQERTLTLDELAREVAVSPYHFHRLFKSVTGMTPRAWQQAWRAKTLRDALKESPTVTDAVLAAGFPGSSSFYRHADDTLGMTARQFRRGGDDLRVHYTLQSCLLGRCLVAASTRGICAVLPGDNDETLIAELELMFPHAQREEADDGFRQQVAQVIALLDGQRTTVSLPLDIRGTAFQQAVWHALRDIPAGETRSYQQVADSIGKPKAVRAVANACAANKLALIVPCHRVVRQSGALSGYRWGEARKTALLRREAGQER, encoded by the coding sequence ATGAAACATAATGCTGCTATTAATGATGAGGTCCGCTGGCAGGCGGTCCTCGACAGAGATTTGGCTGCCGATGGTCAGTTTGTTTTTGCGGTACTGACCACCGGGATCTACTGCCGTCCGTCCTGTCGGGCGCGCCACGCTCTACGCCAAAACGTCCGTTTCTACCCGAATGTCAGCGCCGCCGAGGCCGCGGGTTTTCGGGCCTGCAAGCGCTGCCAACCTGACAAAGCAGACCCACAACAACAGCGTATAGATAAAGTCGCCCAGGCGTGTCGATTGCTGGAACAAGAGCGCACCCTGACGCTCGATGAACTTGCGCGGGAAGTCGCTGTCAGTCCGTATCATTTCCATCGTCTGTTTAAATCCGTAACCGGCATGACGCCCCGCGCCTGGCAGCAGGCCTGGCGGGCGAAAACGCTGCGTGACGCACTGAAAGAAAGCCCAACCGTCACCGACGCCGTTCTGGCCGCCGGTTTTCCTGGTAGCAGCAGTTTCTATCGTCATGCCGACGACACGCTTGGCATGACGGCGCGTCAGTTCCGTCGCGGCGGTGATGACCTGCGTGTGCACTACACGCTTCAGTCGTGCCTGCTCGGACGTTGCCTGGTGGCCGCCAGTACCCGCGGTATTTGTGCCGTTCTGCCCGGCGATAATGATGAAACGTTGATTGCCGAACTTGAGCTGATGTTCCCCCATGCCCAGCGGGAAGAAGCCGATGACGGATTCCGTCAGCAGGTCGCGCAGGTTATTGCCCTGTTAGACGGGCAGCGGACAACGGTTTCGCTACCGCTGGATATCCGCGGGACGGCGTTTCAACAGGCAGTGTGGCATGCGCTGCGTGATATTCCGGCAGGTGAAACCCGCAGCTATCAGCAGGTGGCCGACAGCATTGGCAAACCGAAAGCGGTGCGTGCCGTGGCGAATGCCTGTGCGGCCAATAAACTGGCGCTGATTGTACCTTGTCATCGCGTGGTGCGACAGAGTGGGGCGCTGTCTGGCTATCGTTGGGGCGAAGCGCGAAAAACGGCCTTACTGCGCCGTGAAGCGGGACAGGAGAGATAA
- a CDS encoding porin OmpC yields MKVKVLSLLVPALLVAGAANAAEIYNKDGNKLDLYGKVDGLHYFSDDKGADGDQSYIRLGFKGETQVNDQITGYGQWEYNVQANNVEGSSDQAWTRVGFAGIRVKDAGSFDYGRNYGVVYDVTSWTDVLPEFGGDTYGSDNFMQQRGNGYATYRNTDFFGLVDGLNFAVQYQGKNGSISGEGATANGRGALKQNGDGVGGSVTYDLGEGFGLGAAMSSSKRTTDQNDAFTGANGIVYGEGDRAETYTGGLKYDANNVYLAAQYTQTYNATRIGSLGWANKAQNFEMVAQYQFDFGLRPSVAYLQSKGKDIENGYGDQDVLKYVDVGATYYFNKNMSTYVDYKINLLDENNFTRNAGISTDDIVALGLVYQF; encoded by the coding sequence ATGAAAGTTAAAGTACTGTCCCTCCTGGTACCAGCACTGCTGGTAGCGGGCGCAGCAAATGCGGCTGAAATTTATAACAAAGACGGCAACAAATTAGATCTGTACGGTAAAGTAGACGGCCTGCACTATTTCTCTGACGACAAGGGCGCTGACGGCGACCAGTCTTACATTCGTCTGGGCTTCAAAGGCGAAACTCAGGTTAACGACCAGATCACCGGTTACGGCCAGTGGGAATACAACGTTCAGGCGAACAACGTAGAAGGTTCTTCTGATCAAGCATGGACTCGTGTTGGTTTCGCGGGTATTCGTGTTAAAGATGCCGGTTCTTTCGACTACGGTCGTAACTACGGTGTTGTTTACGACGTAACTTCATGGACCGACGTCCTGCCAGAATTCGGCGGCGACACCTACGGTTCTGACAACTTCATGCAGCAGCGTGGTAACGGCTACGCGACTTACCGTAACACCGACTTCTTCGGTCTGGTTGACGGTCTGAACTTCGCTGTACAGTACCAGGGTAAAAACGGCAGCATCAGCGGCGAAGGCGCAACTGCCAACGGCCGTGGTGCTCTGAAACAGAACGGCGACGGCGTCGGCGGTTCCGTAACTTATGATCTGGGCGAAGGCTTCGGTCTGGGTGCTGCAATGTCCAGCTCCAAACGTACTACCGATCAGAACGATGCATTTACTGGTGCAAATGGCATTGTTTACGGTGAAGGCGATCGCGCTGAAACCTACACTGGCGGCCTGAAATATGACGCGAACAACGTCTACCTGGCAGCTCAGTACACCCAGACTTACAATGCAACCCGCATCGGTTCCCTGGGCTGGGCGAACAAAGCTCAGAACTTCGAAATGGTTGCTCAGTACCAGTTCGACTTCGGTCTGCGTCCATCCGTGGCTTACCTGCAGTCTAAAGGTAAGGACATCGAGAATGGTTACGGCGACCAGGACGTCCTGAAATATGTTGATGTTGGCGCGACTTACTACTTCAACAAAAACATGTCCACCTACGTTGACTACAAAATCAACCTGCTGGACGAAAACAACTTCACCCGTAACGCTGGCATCTCTACCGATGACATCGTTGCACTGGGTCTGGTTTACCAGTTCTAA